AACAGCCAAATATATACTTATGAATCGTTTACAGGATCGTTTCATTACGCTATAACAATTGAAGAAGTTCTTGTTGATGATGAAATAGTAACATGTAAATGTATCTTAACTAATGAGATACAGGAAAATCCAATTATTTCATATAAGGTAACTTTTGTAATAAAGTTAGTAGATGGTGAGTATAAATTTTTATCTGTTGATATTAAAGATAATAATATATAGTTTACATTTTAGAAGCTTTTCCACAAACTTTGGCTGATTGTCAAGTATTCTTAACTATCATCTAAAAAAATGTATAAAAAATAGAGTTCTACATAACTAACTATGTAGAAACTCTATGTGAATTCTTAACTTATTGCCATTGTACCATGAACGGCTAAACCCCTTTACTCTGAACAGCAAGGTGACTCAACCTATTTACACAACCTATCCCTATAATCCCTTACATAACTACTAACCATATCCCTGATAAACATAACATATTCAACATCTGCACCTTTATTAGTTATAATCAAAGTAGCCACCGTATTTATCAAGTTATCCAACTCCCTATTATTATCCCCAGCATCACCAAGCCCATAGCTTTTTATCAACAATTTTCCTATCTGCTTAGCATGCCTCTCATGAAACTTGGAATGAGCTAGAAAATTACCATCCTCCACCTTTTCATCCTTGGATTCAATTATCTCCATCCTGAATAAATACAATCCTATTCCTTTTTTCTTTTCCATTTCCTTATATAAACTCAATATATAATCAACAAATAAATCCTCATTCCCCTCAGATGAATCAATCAACGCTTCCAATTTATTCATTGACTCATACCAGAGTTCGTTAAAAACTTCATACACAACTTCTTTCTTGTTAGGAAAATAATTATAAAGCGTTCCTACTGCAACATTACACTCCTTAGCTATTTTTCTTATATCTATAGCATCAAACCCTTGCTCATT
The window above is part of the Vallitalea guaymasensis genome. Proteins encoded here:
- a CDS encoding TetR/AcrR family transcriptional regulator gives rise to the protein MPKIIKDLREKIIKTAITIFNEQGFDAIDIRKIAKECNVAVGTLYNYFPNKKEVVYEVFNELWYESMNKLEALIDSSEGNEDLFVDYILSLYKEMEKKKGIGLYLFRMEIIESKDEKVEDGNFLAHSKFHERHAKQIGKLLIKSYGLGDAGDNNRELDNLINTVATLIITNKGADVEYVMFIRDMVSSYVRDYRDRLCK